Genomic window (Actinomycetota bacterium):
TCCACAGTTGATGCAATTACTGCCTCTTTTTTCGGGAGCAAGGGGAATGCAACGTATCGTGGCTACGGTTTTTTCCCTAATGCGGTTCTCGCATTCGGTTTTGCCACACCATCCGGCGATCAAGAATCCTCTTTTGGTCCTCAATATCTCCTCAAATTCATCTAGACCCCGGACCTCATGTGTATTTTCTTCTCGGAATTTTTTAGCTTTCTTAAACAAATTAGTCTGAATATTCTGTAAAATCTGTTCAACTTCCGCCTTGAGTTCGCTTTCCTTAATTGGTTTTTCCTCTCTCGTATCGCGTCGGACCAGTATTACCTGTTCTTTTTCAATATCCTTTGGACCAATTTCGATGCGAAGTGGTACGCCACGCATCTCGTATTCATTGAACTTCCATCCGGGTGTATATTCCTCTCGAAGATCCGCTTCAATTCGAAATTTCTTCTTCAGTAGCTTGAGCAGATGTTCAGTCCTCTCACAGACTAAGGTGCGGGTTTTTGTTTGCCAGATGGGGATGATGATCACCTGAATGGGAGCAATATTTGGGGGGATTATTAGTCCAGCATCATCGCCGTGGGTGAGTATCACCGCTCCTATCAGGCGTGTGGATATCCCCCAGGATGTTTGCCAGACGTAACGCCTTTCACCCCTTTCATCCTGAAATGTGATATTGAAAGCCTTGGCAAAGTTTTGCCCAAGGTTGTGTGATGTTCCCGCCTGAAGCGCCCTTCCATCACACATCAGGGCCTCTAGGGTATAGGTACGTAGTGCACCTGCGAATTTTTCCCTCTCCGATTTCTCGCCTATAATGACGGGTATCGCTAGTTCATCCTGTATGAAATCGCGATAAATCCGAAGCATTCGAAGAGCTTCCTCCTCCGCCTCCTCTTTGGTAGCATGGGCGGTGTGACCCTCTTGCCAGAGAAATTCCGTGGTTCTCAGGAAAGGTCTTGTAACCATTTCCCAACGGAGTACGTTGCACCATTGGTTGATGAGGACTGGGAGATCACGATGGGATCTTATCCACTTTGAATACATGTGACAGATTATCGATTCCGAAGTGGGTCTAATGGCTAGTCTTTCCTCGAGTTTTTCCTTGCCCCCATGGGTTACCCAGGCGACCTCGGGTGCGAAGCCCTGAACGTGTTCTGCCTCCTTAGCCAGAAAACTTTCCGGAATGAGCAAGGGAAAGTAAGCATTGGCGTGTCCAGTTTCCTTGAACTTTTCATCCAGCCTTTCTCTGATGTTTTCCCAGATGGCATAGCCATAAGGGCGGATGACCATACATCCCTTGACGGGCGCATAATCCGCCAGCTTGGCCATGCGGATGATCTCAGAGTACCACCTGGATAAATTCTCTGATTTATTGATCAGTTTTTCGACGATGCCTTCCTCAACGGATTTATCCTTGCTCATTGTCACAAGTTCAACCTCCTATCTCAACGACAATTACCATTGAGGATCAACCATCGACAGCTTCTCTATCTCTTCCATCAATACATCAACTAACTTATCTTCGGGCACCTTCCTTATCGGTTTACCCTTCGCGAAGAGTAGACCTCCTCCCTTTCCCGCTGCAATTCCTAAATCAGCCTCTTTTGCCTCTCCTGGACCATTGACTACGCATCCCATTACGGCAACTTTTATGGGAGTGGAATAAGATAGGAGTTTTTCCCCAACTTCCTCTGCAAGGGAGATCAAATCTATTTCACATCTGCCACAGGTTGGGCAGGAAATGAGCTCAGGTCCTGCTCTTAAACCCAGGGATCTTAAAATCTCGAATCCCACCTGGACCTCCTTCACGGGATCCGCCGTAAGCGATACCCTTATCGTATCACCGATGCCTTCATGAAGGAGAACCCCTAAGCCCACTGAGGACTTTACCGCGCCCGAAAGGAGCGTTCCGGCTTCAGTTATACCTAAATGTAATGGATAATCCACCATTTTGGCAAGCATCCTATAGGCTTCAATGGTTATGAGCACGGATGATGATTTAACCGAAATCACTATATCGTGAAAATTCAAGCCTTCAAAGAAGTGTAAGTGCTCTAATGCGCTATCCACAAGGGCTTTGGCCAATCCTTCCTTCGCCTTGGCGTATTTTTTGTGTAGGGAACCCGCATTCACACCTATGCGTATGGGGATATTTTTCTCCTTAGCCTTCAGTACGATCCGCTTCACTCTATCCAAGCTTCCGATGTTTCCTGGATTGATTCGAATTTTATCGGCTCCTGCATCGAGAGAGGCGAGGGCCAGACGCCAATCGAAGTGAATATCCGCAACCAAGGGCATGCTTATATTTTCTTTGATGATTTTGAGAGCCCTTGCGGATTCTCCATCAGGGACAGCAACCCGTATTATTTCACATCCAGCGGATTCCAATTTCCTGATTTGAGCAACGGTGGCGGCAATATCCGCGGTTTTTGTGGTGGTCATGGATTGCACGGCAATGGGAGCATTCCCTCCGATTCCAACCTTTCCCACTTGAATTTGTCGAGATTTACGTCGCATATCAATCACACTCCTATAAGCCACCCAGATAAATGAGGAGTCTTTGGATATCAGCCATAGTGAGGTAGATAATTAATGCCATGAGCAGCGAGAAAAGTATACCTTGAATGACCACGAGCTTATAAGGGTCGATTGGTCTCCCGCGCACCACTTCTACCCCGAGAATCGCCAATCTGCCTCCGTCTAAAGGAGGAATGGGAAAGAGGTTTATAACGGCGAGATGTATGCTGATGAGGGCTAAAACTTGCAGGAAGAATAATAAGTTTTCCTTGGCAATGAGGGTGGTCTCATGAATGATACCCACAGGTCCCCTTGCTTGTTGTAAGAGCCCACCCTTGGTGAACAAATCATAAATTGCTTGGCAGACCTTCACCGTAGCCATTCCTGTGGCAATGGTACCGCGATGAACAGCGGAAAGAGGGGTCTCCCTCTTTTTTTCCAATTTTGTTTCGATGCCTAGAAAACCTCGAGAATCCTTCGTGGTTAGGGTAGGATAAAAGGTCATTCTCTTTCTGCCCCTCATCACCTCAACTTTTACTCTTTTTCGCGGGTGTTTTTGAATAATCTCAATGATCTCGGACCATTCCGGAGTTTTCTTGCCCTCAATGGAGATTATCTTATCTTCCGACCTTAAGCCGATCTCAAAAGCGGGAGAGTTGGGCAAAATTTTGGCTATGGCTGTTGTGGGTGTGGGGATTCCTACCATCAAAACGATGGCAATGAGCATTATGGGAAGTATTAAGTTCATGAGGGGTCCGGCTAGAATTATGCTTATCCTCTGCCACATTGGTTTTGTGTTAAAGGCCCGTGCTCTATCTGCTTTGCTTAATTCCTCATGGGGATCCATTCCAGCAAATCTCACATATCCACCAAAAGGGATGGTTGTAGCACCATAGGAGGTCTCTCCCAAGTTAAAGGAAAATATCTTGGGACCGGGGAGACCGAACATGAATTCATATACCTTTATCCCAGCGAGTTTAGCTGCCAGAAAATGTCCTAACTCGTGGACAAAGATGAGGAGATTTAAACCCAAAATGGCGATGACCAAACTAATTACACCCATAATATACCTCGCATAACCCTTTACTTTAGTTTGGCAAATTTCCTAAGATAGCCGTTTTCATCCGATAAATACTTGTCTTCTTGATAAATGCAAAATGTAAAAATAAAAATGCAAAACGACAGAGAAAAATTTAAAATTAAGTTCTATGTCCTAAGTCCAACGTCTAAGTCTTATAATCTTTTTGACTCTGGACAGTGACCTCGGACTTAAAAATTTTGGATTTTAGATTGTGATTTTTCATTTTTCTCTTTGAATTTTAATTTAAGGGTAAAACTTTAGCTGGCCAATCTTAAATTTTGCAAAGTAATGTCTTTTACTTTTATAAACCTGTAAGATTAGTTAGGTGAGTTTTTGTATAATCGATTTAGCCCTTTGACGAGCCCAGTTTTCTGCCTCTTTAAGCACGCCTATGTCTTTTACCTCTAGGGAGGTGTGAGAATCGAGCACCTCCCTGATCACGCGTGGAATGGCGGGGAAAGAAATTTTTCTATTTAAGAAAGCATTTACAGCCTCTTCGTTGGCTGCATTTAGAACAGCGGGAAATGTTTTGCCTTTCTTACCAGCTTCTAAAGCATATTTTAAGCATGGGAAATTGATAATATCTGGTTTTTCAAAGGTGAGTTCCTTTATTTCAGAGAAATCTAAACTGGGGAGAGATGAGGGAAGCCTCTCCGGATGGGAAAGGGCGTATTGGATGGGGATACGCATGTCCGTCTGCCCCAGATGGGCTTTTATCGAACCATCTCTGAACTCCACCATGGAGTGGATGATGCTTTGTGGGTGAATTATTACCTCAATTGCATTGTAGTCGATCCCAAATAGGAAGTGTGCCTCAATGGTCTCCAACCCTTTATTCATAAGGGTGGCCGAATCTATGGAGATTTTGGGTCCCATCTTCCATCTGGGATGAGCCAACGCTTCTTCAACGGTAACATCTTTAAGATCCTCCAATTTGCATCCTCTGAAGGGTCCTCCCGAGCCCGTGAGGATTATTCTCACCACATCCTTTAGATCTTCCCCCTGTAAGCATTGGAAAATGGCATTATGCTCACTATCTATGGGGATGATTTGGGTTTCGCCCCTTGCAGCCAATTTGGTGACGATTTCTCCTCCAACCACCATCGATTCTTTATTTGCCAGAGCCAGAGTTTTCTTAAGTTTCAGTGCAGAAATGGTGGGATCGAGACCGATGGAGCCCACCAATGCGTTGACTACTAAATCACCCTCGGGCATGGCTGCCAACTCCTGAATCCCACCCTCCCCAACTAGAATCTCTATCTTACGCTCGATGCGTGCACGCAGATTTTCCGCTGCCCTTTCATTTGATATGGCAACGGCAATTGGGTTCAATTCCCTGATTTGCTCCTCTAGAAGTCCAATATTTTTATGAGCCGATAACCCAACAACATCAAAGGCATTTCTATTTCTTTTGATGACATCAATGGTCTGGCGCCCTATCGATCCCGTTGATCCCAATATAACTATCCTTTTCACCATCTCACCACCAAATTATTCAAAGGTTCTCGGATGAGCCCTTAAAAGTCTTTTACCGGCGTCGGAAACTGTGGCTTGACATCTACAGTAATTTCAATAGATAGTAAGCCACTGGTGCGGTGAACAGTAGGCTATCCAATCTGTCCAGGATTCCTCCATGTCCTGGAATGATCGAGCCGGTATCCTTGACCCCCGCCACCCTTTTGAGGCTCGATTCAAATAAGTCGCCAAGGACGGCGGCAATTCCAATGATCAGCCCCATCAAAATCCGCTTTGCTAAAGATAGGGGGATGAATGCCATGAGACCTAAGGCAGCGGAGCTTGCAAGCAGCCCCAGGATGGTCCCCTCCCAGGTTTTTTGGAGACTTATCTTCGGAGCCAGTTTCCTCCTCCCCATCAATCTTCCCCCTCCATAGGCAATCGTATCATAGACCCAAGTGGCTACGAAAACAAGCAACACGGAGAGGGATCCCAGGTTTATGGGGGGTTCTATAAGACTAAATCTTTCAAGTCCTGTGCCAAGATCATAAATGAGAATCAAATGACCGAGTAAAAATCCGACATATAAACTCCCGAAGATTGTGAGGCTCACATCGTAAATGGTGGGTTTTTTCGCTTTTAGTAACCCTCTTATCAATACCAAAATTATTAAGAAAGCCAGAGCTACTCCCATACCAGCCTGGCCTTTTATTAATGCGGCGGTGGGGAAGCAAGCTCCACCGAGCATGCCCACGGCGGTATCTGGCTTTAAGTTTTCGAATGGCAAGGAGTAGAATTCACGTAAACCCAATAATACAAGAGCTAATACCAGAACGAAGAAGGG
Coding sequences:
- the proS gene encoding proline--tRNA ligase, which gives rise to MSKDKSVEEGIVEKLINKSENLSRWYSEIIRMAKLADYAPVKGCMVIRPYGYAIWENIRERLDEKFKETGHANAYFPLLIPESFLAKEAEHVQGFAPEVAWVTHGGKEKLEERLAIRPTSESIICHMYSKWIRSHRDLPVLINQWCNVLRWEMVTRPFLRTTEFLWQEGHTAHATKEEAEEEALRMLRIYRDFIQDELAIPVIIGEKSEREKFAGALRTYTLEALMCDGRALQAGTSHNLGQNFAKAFNITFQDERGERRYVWQTSWGISTRLIGAVILTHGDDAGLIIPPNIAPIQVIIIPIWQTKTRTLVCERTEHLLKLLKKKFRIEADLREEYTPGWKFNEYEMRGVPLRIEIGPKDIEKEQVILVRRDTREEKPIKESELKAEVEQILQNIQTNLFKKAKKFREENTHEVRGLDEFEEILRTKRGFLIAGWCGKTECENRIREKTVATIRCIPLAPEKRGSNCINCGERGELVYFAQAY
- the ispG gene encoding flavodoxin-dependent (E)-4-hydroxy-3-methylbut-2-enyl-diphosphate synthase, coding for MRRKSRQIQVGKVGIGGNAPIAVQSMTTTKTADIAATVAQIRKLESAGCEIIRVAVPDGESARALKIIKENISMPLVADIHFDWRLALASLDAGADKIRINPGNIGSLDRVKRIVLKAKEKNIPIRIGVNAGSLHKKYAKAKEGLAKALVDSALEHLHFFEGLNFHDIVISVKSSSVLITIEAYRMLAKMVDYPLHLGITEAGTLLSGAVKSSVGLGVLLHEGIGDTIRVSLTADPVKEVQVGFEILRSLGLRAGPELISCPTCGRCEIDLISLAEEVGEKLLSYSTPIKVAVMGCVVNGPGEAKEADLGIAAGKGGGLLFAKGKPIRKVPEDKLVDVLMEEIEKLSMVDPQW
- a CDS encoding M50 family metallopeptidase gives rise to the protein MGVISLVIAILGLNLLIFVHELGHFLAAKLAGIKVYEFMFGLPGPKIFSFNLGETSYGATTIPFGGYVRFAGMDPHEELSKADRARAFNTKPMWQRISIILAGPLMNLILPIMLIAIVLMVGIPTPTTAIAKILPNSPAFEIGLRSEDKIISIEGKKTPEWSEIIEIIQKHPRKRVKVEVMRGRKRMTFYPTLTTKDSRGFLGIETKLEKKRETPLSAVHRGTIATGMATVKVCQAIYDLFTKGGLLQQARGPVGIIHETTLIAKENLLFFLQVLALISIHLAVINLFPIPPLDGGRLAILGVEVVRGRPIDPYKLVVIQGILFSLLMALIIYLTMADIQRLLIYLGGL
- a CDS encoding 1-deoxy-D-xylulose-5-phosphate reductoisomerase — translated: MVKRIVILGSTGSIGRQTIDVIKRNRNAFDVVGLSAHKNIGLLEEQIRELNPIAVAISNERAAENLRARIERKIEILVGEGGIQELAAMPEGDLVVNALVGSIGLDPTISALKLKKTLALANKESMVVGGEIVTKLAARGETQIIPIDSEHNAIFQCLQGEDLKDVVRIILTGSGGPFRGCKLEDLKDVTVEEALAHPRWKMGPKISIDSATLMNKGLETIEAHFLFGIDYNAIEVIIHPQSIIHSMVEFRDGSIKAHLGQTDMRIPIQYALSHPERLPSSLPSLDFSEIKELTFEKPDIINFPCLKYALEAGKKGKTFPAVLNAANEEAVNAFLNRKISFPAIPRVIREVLDSHTSLEVKDIGVLKEAENWARQRAKSIIQKLT
- a CDS encoding phosphatidate cytidylyltransferase, with product MLKQRVLSAVIYGVILLGFLFLGRIPFFVLVLALVLLGLREFYSLPFENLKPDTAVGMLGGACFPTAALIKGQAGMGVALAFLIILVLIRGLLKAKKPTIYDVSLTIFGSLYVGFLLGHLILIYDLGTGLERFSLIEPPINLGSLSVLLVFVATWVYDTIAYGGGRLMGRRKLAPKISLQKTWEGTILGLLASSAALGLMAFIPLSLAKRILMGLIIGIAAVLGDLFESSLKRVAGVKDTGSIIPGHGGILDRLDSLLFTAPVAYYLLKLL